A single region of the Verrucomicrobiota bacterium genome encodes:
- a CDS encoding sigma-54-dependent Fis family transcriptional regulator, with translation MADLIHALSPRAKGAFIKINCAALPRELIESELFGSVKGAYTGAQADREGLFRQAERGTLLLDELSEMPIDTQSKLLRILQEKECRPVGGRSSYKVDCRILASTNRVPVAAIKDGKMREDLYYRISTISIALPPLRERREDIVPLASSFLKRFASQAGRSIAGFSPAAAESLRKHDWPGNVRQLQNEVQRAVLMCEGQTVDVHDLTLGAPAPGEEYSDFTLLEGMERNAIVQLLKETGGNKLETAKRLGIGRQTLYNKIKAYGIEA, from the coding sequence ATCGCGGATCTCATTCACGCGTTGAGCCCGCGCGCGAAAGGCGCGTTCATCAAGATCAATTGCGCCGCCTTGCCGCGCGAACTCATCGAAAGCGAGCTCTTCGGGTCGGTCAAAGGGGCTTACACCGGCGCACAAGCCGATCGCGAGGGTCTTTTCCGCCAGGCCGAACGGGGCACATTGCTTCTGGACGAACTGTCCGAGATGCCGATCGATACGCAGAGCAAACTGCTGCGCATTTTGCAGGAGAAGGAATGCCGGCCCGTCGGCGGCCGGTCGAGCTACAAGGTGGATTGCCGGATTCTGGCTTCGACCAACCGCGTTCCGGTGGCCGCGATCAAGGACGGCAAAATGCGCGAGGACCTTTACTACCGGATCAGCACCATCTCGATCGCTTTGCCCCCTTTGCGCGAACGCCGGGAAGACATCGTGCCGCTGGCCAGCAGTTTTCTGAAGCGTTTCGCCTCTCAAGCCGGGCGCAGCATCGCGGGATTTTCACCCGCCGCGGCCGAATCGCTGCGCAAGCACGATTGGCCCGGCAACGTGCGCCAGTTGCAGAACGAAGTGCAGCGCGCCGTGCTCATGTGCGAAGGGCAAACCGTGGATGTCCACGACCTGACGCTCGGCGCGCCGGCGCCGGGTGAAGAATACTCGGATTTCACGCTGCTCGAAGGCATGGAGCGCAACGCCATCGTTCAACTCCTCAAAGAGACCGGCGGCAACAAGCTGGAAACCGCGAAACGCCTGGGCATCGGGCGGCAGACGCTTTACAACAAAATCAAGGCTTATGGGATTGAGGCCTAA
- a CDS encoding inositol monophosphatase, producing MRTHRHAAKAVTLQHQHDIKLVLDVRCQKTIERILLRTFPGFSVLGEEGVLGDQQAEHRWVVDPIDGTVNFAYGVPHSCVSVALQSRTIGLNSKGGNDSSGEYETLIGVVYDPFCDELWTAIRGQPARLNGTIIHVSERSKLRESIVSVGFAKYRHTLEQMLPVFHRLIHKVRKIRIMGAAALSMVYVASGRFDAYLESGIRLWDIAAGGLILECAGGEFWRRAMPGKHTYQIIANNGLLRRKLLARRSVGAEL from the coding sequence ATGCGCACTCACCGCCACGCCGCCAAAGCCGTCACGCTTCAGCACCAGCACGACATCAAACTGGTGCTGGACGTTCGCTGCCAGAAAACGATTGAACGAATCTTGCTGCGGACTTTCCCCGGTTTCTCAGTGCTGGGAGAGGAAGGCGTGCTGGGGGACCAACAAGCCGAACACCGCTGGGTGGTGGACCCGATCGATGGGACCGTGAATTTCGCTTACGGCGTCCCGCACTCCTGCGTCTCCGTCGCTTTGCAGTCGCGGACCATTGGGCTGAACTCCAAAGGCGGGAACGACTCGAGCGGCGAATATGAAACGCTGATCGGGGTCGTTTATGATCCGTTTTGTGACGAACTCTGGACGGCGATTCGCGGCCAACCCGCGCGCCTCAACGGAACGATCATTCACGTCAGCGAACGATCCAAGCTTCGAGAAAGCATCGTCTCCGTCGGTTTCGCCAAATACCGCCACACGCTCGAACAAATGCTGCCCGTGTTCCATCGCTTGATCCACAAGGTGCGCAAAATCCGGATCATGGGCGCGGCGGCGTTGTCCATGGTTTATGTGGCGAGCGGGCGGTTCGACGCTTATCTGGAATCGGGCATTCGACTCTGGGACATTGCGGCGGGCGGGTTGATCCTCGAATGCGCCGGCGGCGAATTCTGGCGGCGCGCCATGCCGGGAAAACACACCTACCAGATCATCGCCAACAATGGGCTGCTTCGGCGGAAGCTGTTGGCGCGTCGGAGCGTCGGAGCGGAGCTTTGA
- a CDS encoding gamma-glutamyl-gamma-aminobutyrate hydrolase family protein has translation MKTAPLILISPSTQRRGAEFFDYSLSLSDAYPRAIAAAGGLPWVMSCTLPPSAIAETVRRSHGVLLTGGDDVQPRLYASRLSPRLKKTVSLADPARDFSEILLIQEVFRQRKPLLAICRGHQLLNVAFGGSLIVDIPTQKPKAINHTRTDLKDKIVHDVKLAADSRLAQIFEKLTLGVNSTHHQAVARVAEPFRPTAFGPDGIIEALELRGADRRLLPYLLAVQFHPERLIDRHPEFLGLFRSFTEACASQTEGPA, from the coding sequence ATGAAAACGGCTCCGCTGATCCTGATTTCGCCCAGCACGCAACGGCGCGGCGCCGAGTTTTTCGATTATTCGCTGAGCCTCTCCGACGCGTATCCGCGGGCAATTGCCGCGGCCGGCGGCCTTCCCTGGGTCATGTCATGCACGCTTCCGCCCTCGGCGATTGCGGAGACAGTGCGGCGCTCACACGGAGTTCTGCTCACGGGCGGCGATGACGTGCAGCCGCGACTGTATGCTTCGAGACTGTCACCGCGCCTCAAGAAGACAGTTAGCCTGGCCGATCCGGCGAGAGATTTTTCGGAAATACTGTTGATCCAGGAAGTGTTTCGCCAACGCAAGCCGCTGCTGGCGATCTGCCGGGGGCATCAACTGTTGAACGTGGCTTTCGGCGGCTCGCTGATCGTCGATATTCCCACTCAAAAACCCAAAGCCATCAATCACACGCGAACGGATTTGAAGGACAAAATCGTTCATGACGTGAAACTGGCGGCCGATTCGCGGCTGGCGCAGATTTTCGAGAAGTTGACCCTGGGCGTGAACAGCACTCATCATCAAGCCGTCGCCCGCGTGGCGGAGCCGTTTCGTCCAACCGCCTTCGGCCCGGACGGGATTATCGAGGCGCTCGAACTGCGCGGCGCGGATCGCCGGCTGCTCCCGTATCTTCTGGCTGTTCAATTTCATCCGGAACGATTAATAGATCGCCACCCGGAATTCCTGGGATTATTCCGCAGTTTTACCGAGGCCTGCGCCTCGCAGACAGAAGGGCCGGCATGA
- a CDS encoding sigma-54-dependent Fis family transcriptional regulator, translating to MSAKVMVVDDEAGVRSLLTTVLKREKYETVALADAAALKQALEGAQPDVILLDLKLPDADGLELLPQIKRQWPQTEVIILTGHATLDAAVSATKLGAYDFQKKPFDHKSLLLSVERALEHKQLTEEASSLRQALSSLSGGAAPVFQSAAMKAVVRTVERVAPSDVSILITGRAARARKSSRISFTR from the coding sequence ATGAGTGCGAAAGTCATGGTGGTGGATGACGAGGCGGGCGTTCGCTCGCTCCTTACGACCGTTTTGAAACGGGAAAAGTACGAGACCGTTGCGCTGGCGGACGCGGCGGCGCTGAAGCAAGCGTTGGAGGGCGCCCAACCGGACGTCATTCTGCTCGACTTGAAATTGCCCGATGCGGACGGTCTGGAACTGCTGCCGCAAATCAAACGGCAGTGGCCGCAGACCGAAGTGATCATTCTGACCGGCCACGCCACGCTCGATGCCGCGGTCAGCGCCACCAAGCTCGGCGCTTACGACTTTCAGAAAAAACCCTTCGACCACAAATCGCTGCTGCTCTCCGTTGAGCGCGCCCTGGAACACAAACAACTCACGGAAGAAGCGAGTTCGTTGCGCCAAGCGCTTTCGTCCCTAAGCGGCGGCGCGGCTCCCGTGTTCCAGAGCGCGGCGATGAAAGCGGTCGTCCGAACGGTCGAACGCGTGGCGCCGAGCGACGTGTCGATTCTCATCACGGGGAGAGCGGCACGGGCAAGGAAGTCATCGCGGATCTCATTCACGCGTTGA